Proteins encoded in a region of the Deltaproteobacteria bacterium genome:
- a CDS encoding nuclear transport factor 2 family protein — MKRQSLEAVIERFLDAWNSQDVERVVACYTEDVRYRDPNTRGHVEGRDALRRYLRKLFAAWQMTWARREVFALGETEGVAFLWRATFRRPGGEQVIEADGMDLAVLRGDELARNEVYFDRAVLAPLLGTGG, encoded by the coding sequence ATGAAGAGGCAGAGCCTGGAAGCAGTGATCGAGCGCTTTCTCGACGCCTGGAACTCGCAGGACGTCGAGCGGGTCGTGGCCTGCTACACGGAGGACGTGCGCTATCGCGACCCGAACACCCGCGGTCACGTTGAGGGGCGAGACGCCCTGCGGCGCTATCTGCGGAAGCTCTTCGCGGCCTGGCAGATGACCTGGGCCCGGCGCGAGGTCTTCGCGCTCGGGGAGACGGAGGGAGTGGCCTTTCTCTGGCGCGCGACCTTCCGCCGGCCCGGCGGCGAGCAGGTGATCGAGGCCGACGGCATGGACCTGGCCGTGCTGCGTGGCGACGAGCTCGCGCGCAACGAGGTCTACTTCGACCGGGCGGTCCTGGCGCCACTGCTCGGGACAGGGGGCTAG
- a CDS encoding putative toxin-antitoxin system toxin component, PIN family, with protein MRVVLDANIFASALMRPQGPPGQILRLCLHQRAFELVLSPAILEEVGRLLGYPRVRKRIIASNRDLELWLAALEAVAVPVEGTLETHAVAADPEDDKYLAAAVEGMAELVVSGDNHLLALGSYQGIRIVAARAFLDLLRRLGDE; from the coding sequence GTGCGCGTCGTTCTGGACGCCAACATCTTCGCCTCCGCCCTGATGCGGCCTCAGGGTCCTCCAGGGCAGATCCTACGACTCTGTCTCCATCAGCGTGCGTTCGAGCTGGTGCTGTCTCCAGCCATCCTGGAGGAAGTTGGCCGGCTGCTCGGATACCCACGCGTGCGAAAGCGCATCATTGCGTCGAACAGGGACCTCGAGCTCTGGCTGGCTGCGCTGGAGGCCGTCGCGGTACCCGTAGAGGGCACGCTGGAAACGCACGCTGTGGCCGCGGATCCCGAAGACGACAAGTACCTCGCGGCCGCCGTGGAAGGCATGGCGGAGCTCGTGGTGAGCGGCGACAACCACCTGCTGGCTCTGGGCAGCTACCAGGGGATCCGGATCGTGGCCGCACGCGCCTTTCTGGACCTCTTGAGGCGCCTCGGGGACGAATGA
- a CDS encoding 4a-hydroxytetrahydrobiopterin dehydratase: MTELAQKQCIPCRGGVPPLSGDAIQPLHAEVPAWRVENRHHLEREFGFVDFATALRFVNRVGALAEDQGHHPDLHLAWGKVGVEIWTHKIDGLTESDFVLAAKIDLLWETAEGRRDEDRSR, translated from the coding sequence ATGACCGAGCTCGCACAGAAGCAATGCATTCCATGTCGTGGCGGCGTTCCTCCGCTCTCGGGGGACGCGATCCAGCCGCTTCACGCCGAGGTCCCCGCGTGGCGGGTCGAGAACCGGCACCACCTGGAGCGCGAGTTCGGCTTCGTGGATTTCGCCACGGCCCTGCGCTTCGTGAACCGCGTGGGAGCGCTGGCCGAGGACCAGGGGCATCACCCGGACCTCCATCTCGCCTGGGGGAAGGTCGGCGTCGAGATCTGGACCCACAAGATCGACGGCCTCACCGAGAGCGACTTCGTGCTGGCCGCGAAGATCGACCTGCTCTGGGAGACCGCTGAGGGACGCCGGGACGAGGACCGCTCGCGCTAG
- a CDS encoding glycosyl hydrolase — translation MTRYRSRGLTILGLALCACSASSSTTNPPDGGGHQHSHDGPVHTSDAAPGAVVTFSHAHGLGFAANGTLFLPAHDGFRTFAAGHWSSPNLPRHDYMGYSATREGFYSSGHPDPASSEPNPFGVVKSTDGGKTLTRLAFSGQIDFHVMAVGYDSHAIYVFNPAAAGTLAVGPHTSADDGKSFSPCAARGLSGAQPLQLAVHPSDPAMVAAVTRGGLFLSSNSGDDFTRVDGGIQVTAAHFPPGGKTLLFGATELRELDLASKAAKPVASPTLAGAALSYIAVSPTGVTALATTTLDIYLSGAGSEWRRIGERGSGYDR, via the coding sequence ATGACCAGGTACCGCTCACGAGGTCTCACGATCCTGGGGCTCGCCCTCTGCGCGTGCAGCGCGAGCTCGTCGACGACGAACCCACCCGACGGCGGCGGGCACCAGCACAGCCACGATGGACCGGTCCACACCTCGGACGCGGCTCCGGGCGCCGTCGTCACCTTCAGTCACGCGCACGGGCTCGGCTTCGCGGCGAACGGGACCCTCTTCCTGCCCGCGCACGATGGTTTCCGCACCTTCGCCGCCGGACACTGGAGCAGCCCGAACCTGCCCCGGCACGACTACATGGGCTACTCCGCCACGCGCGAAGGGTTTTACAGCAGCGGGCATCCCGACCCCGCCTCCTCCGAGCCGAACCCGTTCGGCGTGGTGAAGAGCACTGACGGCGGCAAGACACTCACGCGGCTGGCCTTCAGCGGGCAGATCGACTTCCACGTGATGGCCGTAGGCTACGACAGCCACGCGATCTACGTCTTCAATCCCGCGGCCGCCGGGACGCTCGCCGTGGGACCCCACACGAGCGCGGACGACGGGAAGAGCTTCTCGCCCTGCGCCGCCCGAGGCCTCTCCGGCGCGCAACCGCTGCAGCTCGCCGTGCACCCGAGCGACCCGGCGATGGTGGCCGCCGTCACGCGCGGCGGGCTCTTCCTCTCGTCGAACAGTGGCGACGACTTCACCCGGGTCGACGGCGGCATCCAGGTCACGGCCGCACACTTTCCTCCGGGGGGCAAGACGCTCCTCTTCGGGGCCACCGAGCTCCGCGAACTCGACCTCGCGAGCAAGGCGGCGAAGCCCGTGGCCTCTCCGACGCTCGCGGGCGCGGCGCTGTCGTACATCGCGGTCAGCCCCACGGGAGTCACGGCGCTCGCCACCACCACCCTCGATATCTACCTGTCCGGCGCCGGGTCGGAGTGGAGGCGCATCGGCGAGCGGGGCAGCGGCTACGATCGCTGA
- a CDS encoding type IV toxin-antitoxin system AbiEi family antitoxin — protein MPSWTVVTGAQNAAKGSPKPARPRSLADLVDSFQASGRYVLTKEDAARSLETSDAALKKAVQRLVAKRRLAVPRRGFLVIVPLEYREAGAPPPSWFLDDLMRFSGQPYYVGLLSAAALHGAAHQQPQEFQVMTSGQLRPLVAGRVRLRFFRKLHLERTPTVEIKTETGSMRVATPEATALDLFRYLEGAGHLGHVVTVLEELAERLDAERLLQVARTDGELANAQRLGYVLEQLGAGETASELAGWIAKSRCRYVPLRSDRGVRSAKKDSRWRILVNEKVETEP, from the coding sequence GTGCCATCGTGGACCGTGGTGACGGGAGCGCAGAACGCCGCGAAGGGTTCCCCGAAGCCTGCGAGGCCGCGGAGTCTCGCAGACCTGGTCGACTCGTTTCAGGCCAGCGGTCGCTACGTGCTGACGAAGGAGGATGCGGCTCGGTCGCTCGAGACGTCCGACGCCGCGCTCAAGAAGGCCGTTCAGCGTCTGGTCGCCAAGCGGCGCCTCGCGGTTCCCCGCCGCGGGTTCCTGGTTATCGTCCCGCTGGAGTATCGCGAGGCCGGGGCGCCCCCGCCGAGTTGGTTCCTCGACGACCTGATGAGGTTCTCCGGCCAGCCGTATTACGTCGGACTGCTCAGCGCAGCCGCACTGCACGGCGCCGCGCATCAGCAGCCGCAGGAGTTTCAGGTGATGACGAGCGGCCAGCTTCGGCCGCTCGTAGCAGGACGCGTGCGTCTCCGCTTCTTCCGGAAGCTCCACCTCGAACGCACCCCGACGGTCGAGATCAAGACGGAGACGGGCAGCATGCGCGTCGCCACGCCAGAAGCGACGGCCCTCGATCTCTTTCGGTATCTGGAGGGGGCAGGACATCTCGGCCACGTCGTCACGGTGCTCGAGGAGCTCGCCGAACGACTCGACGCGGAGCGATTGCTCCAAGTCGCCCGGACTGACGGGGAGCTGGCGAACGCTCAGCGGCTGGGCTACGTCCTCGAGCAGCTTGGGGCGGGCGAGACGGCGTCGGAGCTCGCAGGGTGGATCGCGAAGAGCCGCTGCCGCTACGTTCCGCTGCGAAGCGATCGGGGCGTTCGATCGGCCAAGAAGGACTCTCGCTGGCGGATCCTCGTGAACGAGAAGGTGGAGACCGAGCCATGA
- a CDS encoding NAD(P)H-dependent oxidoreductase: protein MTAREQEEWQDVGSVEALSQSALQQILVGGTRVALSYRDGTFGAIHGTCNHAGGPLGKGTLDENYVVCPWHQWKFHRLEGQGERGFEEDVVPAYRVRVREGRVEVSARPHTKRARKPHAPHPLARPVARQPGPPRVVGISTTAMQADHPRYSTSDALLEAAVAHAASRGHETRLLRLRELSFRHCEGFYSKAARACTWPCSITQMDPADQLDQVYEALVHWADVFVVATPIRWGAPSSLYFKMVERMNCIQNQTTIAGKVLLQNKVVGAIITGGQDNVQAVAGQLLGFFGELGCQFPQFPYIAHSRGWSAEDMERNVEVVKRSEELTQAARELVERGLDLATRLIATTPGPLSRGGRKGRSSGTTGENA, encoded by the coding sequence ATGACCGCGCGGGAGCAGGAGGAGTGGCAGGACGTCGGCTCGGTCGAGGCGCTCTCGCAGAGCGCGCTGCAGCAGATCCTGGTGGGCGGGACCCGCGTGGCCCTGAGCTACCGGGACGGCACCTTCGGGGCCATCCACGGCACCTGCAACCACGCGGGGGGCCCCCTCGGCAAGGGGACGCTCGACGAGAACTACGTCGTCTGTCCCTGGCACCAGTGGAAGTTTCACCGCCTCGAGGGACAGGGCGAGCGCGGCTTCGAGGAGGACGTCGTGCCGGCCTATCGGGTGCGGGTCCGCGAGGGACGGGTCGAGGTCAGCGCGCGGCCCCACACGAAGCGCGCGCGGAAGCCGCACGCACCGCACCCGCTCGCGCGTCCCGTCGCGCGCCAGCCGGGCCCGCCCCGGGTGGTCGGCATCTCGACCACGGCCATGCAGGCCGACCACCCGAGGTACTCCACCTCGGACGCGCTGCTCGAGGCGGCCGTCGCTCACGCGGCCTCACGCGGCCACGAGACGCGGCTCCTCCGCCTGCGCGAGCTCTCCTTCCGCCACTGCGAGGGGTTCTACTCCAAGGCGGCGCGCGCCTGCACCTGGCCCTGCTCGATCACCCAGATGGATCCCGCGGATCAGCTCGACCAGGTGTACGAGGCGCTGGTGCACTGGGCGGATGTCTTCGTCGTCGCCACGCCCATCCGGTGGGGCGCGCCGAGCAGCCTCTACTTCAAGATGGTGGAGCGCATGAACTGCATCCAGAACCAGACGACCATCGCGGGCAAGGTCCTGCTCCAGAACAAGGTGGTGGGCGCGATCATCACCGGCGGTCAGGACAACGTGCAGGCCGTGGCGGGCCAGCTGCTGGGGTTCTTCGGCGAGCTGGGCTGCCAGTTCCCGCAGTTCCCGTACATCGCGCACTCACGGGGCTGGAGCGCCGAGGACATGGAGCGTAACGTGGAGGTCGTGAAGCGGAGCGAGGAGCTGACCCAGGCCGCGCGCGAGCTGGTGGAGCGCGGCCTCGACCTCGCGACGCGGCTCATCGCCACCACGCCCGGGCCCCTTTCCCGAGGGGGGCGCAAGGGAAGGTCCTCGGGAACCACCGGAGAGAACGCATGA
- a CDS encoding nucleotidyl transferase AbiEii/AbiGii toxin family protein — translation MIPRAHITAWRSRAPWSTDAQVEQDLVVCRALVELYSDDLLAREVAFRGGTALHKLFFDPPGRYSEDIDLVQVNAGPIGPVMSAIRARLDPWLGKPQWKQGQGRMTFVYRFDSETRPLTPLKLKVETNTREHGRVLGPRRTRFVVESGWHGGAADVLTYEPEELLGTKLRALYQRKKGRDLFDLSEALERVVGLQPEKIVACFRQYLANEGRHVTRAEFERNMAEKIDDKVFLSDVPPLLVTGASFDADRALERVQDALLSLLPEPA, via the coding sequence ATGATTCCCCGAGCCCACATCACCGCCTGGCGGTCGCGAGCGCCGTGGTCGACGGACGCTCAGGTTGAGCAGGACCTCGTGGTGTGCCGTGCGCTCGTCGAGCTCTACTCGGACGACCTTCTGGCTCGTGAAGTAGCGTTTCGGGGAGGCACCGCGCTCCACAAGCTCTTCTTCGACCCACCCGGCCGATACTCGGAGGACATCGACCTTGTGCAAGTGAATGCGGGGCCTATCGGACCTGTCATGAGTGCCATCCGGGCCCGACTGGACCCCTGGCTGGGGAAACCGCAATGGAAGCAGGGTCAGGGCCGCATGACATTCGTCTACCGCTTCGATTCGGAAACGAGGCCCCTCACCCCCCTCAAGCTCAAGGTGGAGACCAACACGCGGGAACATGGTCGCGTGCTCGGTCCGCGACGAACGAGGTTCGTGGTTGAAAGCGGCTGGCACGGTGGCGCGGCGGACGTACTCACCTACGAGCCAGAGGAGTTGCTTGGAACAAAGCTCCGGGCCCTCTATCAGCGGAAGAAGGGGCGAGACCTCTTCGATCTCTCGGAGGCTTTGGAGCGCGTCGTCGGACTGCAGCCGGAGAAGATCGTCGCCTGCTTCAGGCAGTACCTGGCGAACGAAGGCCGACACGTCACCCGTGCGGAGTTCGAGCGGAACATGGCTGAAAAGATCGACGACAAGGTCTTCCTTAGCGACGTGCCACCGCTGCTCGTGACCGGGGCGTCCTTCGATGCGGATCGCGCACTCGAGAGGGTGCAGGACGCTCTACTTTCTCTCCTGCCCGAACCGGCCTAG
- a CDS encoding right-handed parallel beta-helix repeat-containing protein — translation MPTRRVLQAITCSACLGLALLASSCGSPATGGGDGATSDASGAALDDAGLAARGDAGGGSPGDAGSGSPAEAGSGSPGDAGLAGDGPTGGTRKDGGATQKDSGATQRDSGGPGPVGPSPVDTSCGSGTLLKVPSVHKTIGAALTAAKEGDTILVEPGAYAIGTLTIAKKRITLTSSYCSTKNAADVEAVKLTGKVVFAAKTADGGRLLGVTVLEPNGKDTIQPRAAGTQILFNRLIAANDVVALDGQAGPVVIHGNYIKSNGGDDNIDIDGMFDVTIENNTLDTAAQDGIEMRFHPGITKLQTVIIRGNVIKDPKQDAIQFMDGYGADPKLRKIRIERNVLLRTGTAGVGMNHQSDSSQSYLGEPIKEEIVVLNNSFIECGAGISGGANALVGNNLFKGIKTRALWKVAGTSQVVSNLFFGNAKDQEQSTLDPTKNLVGRDPLLGADFTLGAASPAIDAGKSSFSFGGQTLSVTSGFQKGAAPDLGALEKQ, via the coding sequence GTGCCAACACGTCGCGTGCTGCAAGCCATCACCTGCTCGGCCTGTCTTGGCCTGGCACTACTCGCAAGCTCCTGCGGCTCGCCCGCCACGGGCGGCGGCGATGGTGCGACCTCGGACGCCAGCGGCGCGGCGCTCGACGACGCGGGTCTTGCCGCGCGAGGCGACGCGGGGGGCGGCAGCCCGGGAGACGCGGGAAGCGGCAGCCCGGCAGAGGCGGGAAGCGGCAGCCCGGGAGACGCGGGCCTCGCCGGGGACGGGCCTACCGGCGGGACCCGGAAAGACGGTGGCGCGACCCAGAAGGACAGCGGCGCGACCCAGAGAGACAGCGGCGGGCCCGGCCCCGTCGGACCGAGCCCCGTCGATACCTCGTGCGGCAGCGGAACCCTGCTCAAGGTGCCCTCCGTGCACAAGACCATCGGGGCAGCGCTGACGGCAGCCAAGGAGGGCGACACCATCCTGGTGGAGCCGGGCGCGTACGCGATCGGCACCCTGACCATCGCCAAGAAGCGCATCACCCTCACCTCCAGCTATTGCTCGACCAAGAACGCGGCCGACGTCGAGGCGGTTAAGCTGACCGGCAAGGTGGTCTTCGCCGCGAAGACCGCCGACGGCGGCAGGCTCCTCGGAGTAACGGTGCTCGAGCCGAACGGCAAGGACACGATCCAGCCCCGGGCGGCAGGCACGCAGATCCTGTTCAACCGCCTGATCGCCGCCAACGACGTCGTCGCGCTGGACGGGCAAGCGGGGCCGGTCGTCATCCACGGCAACTACATCAAGAGCAACGGCGGCGACGACAACATCGACATCGACGGGATGTTCGACGTGACGATCGAGAACAACACGCTCGACACGGCCGCGCAGGACGGCATCGAGATGCGCTTCCATCCTGGCATCACGAAGCTGCAGACGGTGATCATCCGCGGCAACGTGATCAAGGACCCGAAGCAGGACGCGATCCAGTTCATGGACGGCTACGGCGCCGACCCCAAGCTGCGAAAGATCCGCATCGAACGCAACGTGCTGCTCCGGACCGGGACCGCCGGCGTGGGCATGAACCACCAGTCGGACAGCAGCCAGAGCTACCTCGGCGAGCCGATCAAGGAAGAGATCGTGGTGCTGAACAACAGCTTCATCGAGTGCGGCGCGGGCATCTCCGGGGGGGCCAATGCGCTGGTGGGAAACAACCTCTTCAAGGGCATCAAGACGCGCGCGCTGTGGAAGGTGGCCGGAACCTCGCAGGTGGTGAGCAACCTCTTCTTCGGCAACGCCAAGGATCAGGAGCAGTCCACGCTGGACCCCACAAAGAACCTCGTGGGCAGAGACCCGCTGCTCGGCGCCGACTTCACCCTCGGGGCCGCGAGCCCGGCGATCGATGCGGGCAAGTCGTCCTTCTCCTTCGGCGGGCAAACGCTCTCGGTCACGTCGGGCTTTCAGAAGGGGGCCGCGCCGGATCTGGGGGCGCTGGAGAAGCAGTAG
- a CDS encoding DMT family transporter: MAAACVAFAAMGAFVKALGLRIPYEEAVFFRSLLGLPLLAGLLVRRRVSLRPRRPSLMVLRSFYGLSAMLCTFYALQRGKLAEVTVVSLTQPILVAVLARLWLKERTAKSAALAMLVGGVGVILVAKPSAQLVSPAVLAALLATLLSALAHITVRRLSSSDSPELIVTFFSLAGVLVGGLLALPRFVRPSPLDLGLLTGAGLSATLGQILMTTAYAREEAPVVATVGSVQLAVALVLGWALWGELPDLLSWLGSALIVGSSLLLGMSRRASVDQHS; the protein is encoded by the coding sequence ATGGCCGCGGCGTGCGTGGCCTTCGCTGCGATGGGGGCCTTCGTCAAGGCGCTCGGGCTGCGCATCCCCTACGAGGAGGCGGTCTTCTTCCGGAGCCTCCTCGGGCTGCCGCTCCTCGCGGGACTCCTGGTGCGTCGCCGGGTCTCGCTTCGCCCCCGGCGCCCTTCGCTGATGGTGCTGCGCAGCTTCTACGGGCTCTCCGCCATGCTCTGCACCTTCTACGCCCTGCAGCGGGGCAAGCTCGCGGAGGTGACGGTGGTTTCCCTGACCCAGCCGATCCTCGTCGCGGTGCTGGCGCGCCTCTGGCTCAAGGAGCGGACCGCGAAGAGCGCCGCGCTGGCGATGCTCGTCGGGGGGGTCGGGGTGATTCTCGTGGCCAAGCCGAGCGCGCAGCTCGTGAGTCCCGCCGTGCTCGCCGCGCTCCTCGCCACGCTGCTCAGCGCCCTCGCGCACATCACCGTCCGGCGCCTCTCCAGCTCCGATTCGCCGGAGCTGATCGTGACCTTCTTCTCGCTCGCCGGGGTCCTCGTGGGGGGGCTGCTCGCGCTGCCACGCTTCGTGCGGCCGAGCCCGCTCGACCTGGGGCTCCTCACGGGCGCGGGCCTCTCGGCCACCTTGGGGCAGATCCTCATGACCACCGCCTACGCGCGCGAGGAGGCTCCCGTGGTGGCCACGGTGGGGAGCGTGCAGCTGGCCGTGGCGCTGGTGCTCGGCTGGGCCCTGTGGGGGGAGCTACCCGACCTGCTCTCCTGGCTCGGGAGCGCGCTCATCGTCGGGTCGAGCCTGCTGCTCGGGATGAGCCGCCGGGCGAGCGTCGACCAACACTCGTAG
- a CDS encoding type II toxin-antitoxin system Phd/YefM family antitoxin has translation MTRTISTMEARRQLGDILNRVALRHDQYIIERKGVALAAVVPVERLEQMQRAATMHLLELLDRQEPSLSQREADDLANEAKHRSRPRRRRG, from the coding sequence ATGACACGAACGATCTCCACCATGGAGGCCCGACGGCAGCTCGGTGACATCCTGAACCGGGTCGCTCTGCGCCACGACCAGTACATCATCGAGCGCAAGGGAGTAGCGCTCGCCGCGGTGGTGCCCGTCGAGAGGCTGGAGCAAATGCAGCGGGCAGCTACGATGCACCTATTGGAGCTGCTCGACCGACAGGAGCCGTCGCTCTCGCAACGTGAGGCCGACGACCTGGCCAACGAGGCGAAGCACCGGAGCCGACCCCGGCGGCGCCGAGGCTGA